The genomic stretch GAAAATCTGACCCTGCCGAAAAAAGGGATCCCAACCGAGGAAGGACGATTCATTGCGGAGATGAACTGCTGCGGGGCGTACAGTTATTCGATCCCAAAGAACAAGTTCACCATGAAGGACCTAGACAACTGTCATCCGAACAGGTCGGCTCTGAAATATAGGTTAACGAAATTACCGAATATTAAAGAAATGTGGTGTGGCCCGGAAAAAATGAGCATACCTTTGCCGCCGAAACCTCTCCCGAGAAAAGCGCAGCCTCCTAAACCACTGAAACCACGGCAGAGAATGTccaagaaattttcgcctaCTGGAGAGTGGAAAAAGCAAAAGCTTCCATTTCGTCATCGTGTCTATAAATGCCCGCTGCAACATCCGACAGATCAACGTCCCCAATTCTGCTGCTCTGATAAAAGCTTGATAACTGAGACAAGCGCTGCGCAACCTCATCCGGAAATCAAAGAATGTCTGCCAAAAAGGGAAACTCCTGAATCACCGCGTGATCCCTGTTGTCACCCGTCGACGGTGACACCCGACTGTGGAGTTATCAGGACCAAAAATTATGCCATGAAGATGGAGGAGTGCAGACGTCTCAGACGAAAACCGAAATAGTAAACCTGCAATTTCTAAGCAATTAGGAAAGTGCGTTTCATTTTCCTTGCTCTTTCCTATAACCATGACTGTCCATTGCACACTTGTCTCCTCCAGCTCTATCGGTGTTAAATTTTACGACTGTAATTATACTCACAACAGGAAAATTACTTTCTGATTTCAGATACTGGGTGACTGGTATCATATGGAGCATCGGTCTGTGTCGAAACGATCTACGGAGCCACACAAGAAGGTGCACACCCGTCTTCTGAGGGACAATAGGGTTCTCCGAGCCGAACAACAGCAGTCAAAATCACGGACAAAACGTGATTACGTTGAAAGACACAGCTCGCCGACGACGCGGATGGTCTTCAACGACGAGAAGTGGCCTGCGATGTGGTACCTAGTGAGTAAGACTTGCCGTAAAGGCAACGTAGCTACCGATAAGTCTGATTGGTAAAAAGATTATCGTATCCCCCCATTTTTGTGGTCTAGAATCGAGGCAATGGGCTTGACATGAACGTCCAGGAGGCCTGGGCCGAGGACATCACGGGTTCCGGTATCGTCGTCACAATTCTCGACGACGGTCTCGAGAAAGATCATCCTGACCTATTGAAGAACTACGTAAGTAATTTGTACATTCACGAGTTTCTGTTCTCCGCAGAAACACTGCTTTCGACACTTTGAAACAACGGCTTCCTACGTTTTTATCGCAGGATCCGGAAGCCAGCTACGACGTGAATGGGCAAGACGACGATCCCATGCCGAGGTACGATCCAATGGACAGTAATCGACACGGAACTCGATGTGCAGGCGAGGTTGCAGCCGTTGCTAACAATTCTAATTGCGCTGTTGGCGTAGCGTACGATGCTTCGGTCGGAGGTCAGTTTACGACGATCCTTGTGGTTGACGGTCAAGTCTCCTTGAGTCTGCCGTAAGGGTGGAAAAATATAAAGGAATTCTTCTTTTCGATTTTCCCCAGGAGTTCGAATGCTCGATGGGGACGTTACGGACGCCGTTGAGGCCAGATCGCTGGCCTTCAATTCTCAACACATCCACATTTACAGCGCCTCTTGGGGTCCGGACGACGATGGGAAAACCGTTGACGGTCCCGGTGAACTCGCTACAAGAGCATTCATCGAGGGTATCACCAAGGTATTTTCTGCAACCCagtgttttattttacttctcgaTGCGGTCGCGGGACTTTTTCATTTGAGGAAGGTTTTTTCTCTCGACTGTTCAACGGGTCGTTTCGAGAAAATCAATTCTTAACGGGCTTCCATCGAGTTCTGATAGTCGAGAATAATTCTATTCAGCAATTCAATTCCCATTATTCTTTTCGGCTTTTCAATACGTGTGTGAGGAAAAATAGTATTCCGTGATTCAACCACCTTTGCAGTATATTCTCATATCTACGACTAGTCAATACCACAGAGTTTTCTCCGACTTTAATATAACTTTTCTCAGATTCTAAAGCCAATTATTGTAAGCCATTATCAGATTCTGGCTCTCCGCGGCGTCGGTTTATATACCACAAAGGACATTTCCAAGTTTCTTAATTTCCTATCAGTTATATTCCACATATATACCCATACGCCGTTTTCAATAGCTCCATAGTTGCAGGCTGATACCTACCTTGGAGTGCATTATGTGAATCTATCTATCAAGCGAAATGCCGGAGATTCTAAAAGAACCTATTACAGatgtagttttatttattctcacGTCCCTAGCAACgcgtatttaatttttttgaaaatttattatacaaatattgaaTCGAGGTAGCCAGAGACCataatttacagaaaaaaattaagcagaataAGAAGACAAAGTTAAAATCTTTTTCCAGCAGTTAAGAGTACCTATGTGTGAGAATGGAATAAGCTTCATCATATAACGTTTAATTCGCATTTGAAAGGAGGCTAATTACTTTCAGCACCGGCATTTaagtgaaaaagttgaaatagaTAGTCTTCGTGATTGGATGGTGGAATTAGTATTTGCAATTGGGTACTTCTGGCATTGGCCAAACGAGCCATTCAGCGTTCAATTGTTGCGTAGATTTCCATGCCCgttcaaaatttgtttctctTCGCCTCTGTGCTCTCCGAACATTCGTACAAAGTTATCAAATTCGAAAGTTAGTCGCAACTTTAATCAATCCACCGATTTGCACCTATAAGCGAAGCTTCTTCGATCTTAACATCGATTtgaatacaataaaatatcgGACTTTTATTAAACACCTTGAATCCCAATCATGTATTATGTCGATTTGGCTAACCCTCAGTGATAGAACGTTCGCGAGTCGTATCGCGGAAGCAGTGATAgatagaaaaacgaaaagaaaaattctggtaTTCGATCGGGATGTAAAGAAATGGCGAAAAATATACTGTCCTCTTCCAAACTATTAATCAGAATCACAGCCGGTTGATATATGACCGGCAACAATGAGCCTGGGACAATGGCATTTCAGATCCGGTTCATAGTGGCGCGGTGAGAATATCATCCGCTGTCCAAAGAATTCACCCATTCGAGATATGTGCGCCAACTTGACGTACTGCCGACCAATTTACGGGCCGTTTCAAAGAGGACGAAAAGATTACACCAGGGGGAGCGAGAAATTCGCTTAAATATGTGCAGCACGTTCGAGGCTCGCGTTTTGTGATTCCAGAATTCCAAATAGGCTGTGGTAAGATCCACCGAATCCTTGGGCTCGTCGCTGTGCGTTGGTATCCTCGAAAAAGATCCTTACATACTTGCAAGAATTCTCCCTCAAGTATTccacaaaaaatataaaaagaaagaaaaacgttttTGCGTTAGCCAGCGTCGTTCGGTCGTACGTAGCGATAATCACTAacatttttgcaatatttctttattcaGCCGTTGTAGATGGGATTTGCCTAGTAATCTAGGACAATAGATTAATAGGAATCACAGTTCAGACTCTCAAGAGACATACTCTGCAGCCAATTGAATCATAGGTACAAATCGATTATTGTCCGACTGCAAATGTTGATTCCCATCGGCAACGTTATTCCGCATATTACAATGGcaaagtttttaaattgttcCAACAAGAAATATTATAACTGAATTACTGTATAGAATTAACAAACAAATATACCAAATGGATGTCTGTTTGAAATACGGACAATCATTATTCACCCAATAGTCTAAATCTCAATGGCGTCACTTGGAACGTTGCCTGGTGAAGTTTAATACCCACTTTGACGTATTTGTAGTACATCGGCATTCTCTCAATTGCATAGCCAGGGACCGATCAAACACTGATCTTTTGACAGTATACCGTAGTACCGTAAATAATACCAAATAAAACATGGAAACGCGAAGCGAGGAAAGGTCTCCAAGGTCCGTTCGTATCACGCCGTAAAGAAAAATCCCGACGCTTTGGTCGGTGCCAAATGTTCCTTTTGAGCAGACTGCGTAACCCGAGACATGAAGCAaacaaataaaagtaaaagaaaaagaaaacggcgTGTGAAACTTGAGTTGACGCCAAGGGATGTGCATAGCGGTCCATTTGAACCGACGCGTGCCACACGATCCGTCTGTAGGATATCGTTCGGTTTCATCCCTCTGAATCACGAACAAACCGGAGCGAAAAGCGATGCGAAAACCAGCAATTTTCCGGTGCATCATGGTTGAGGAAATCATGCTGATTTCAGGGCCGCGAGGGTAGAGGCTCGATATTCGTCTGGGCTTCGGGGAACGGAGGCCGTGATCACGACAACTGTAACTGCGACGGCTACACGAACAGCATATGGACATTGTCGATCAGCAGTGCAACGGAGAACGGATTAGTTCCTTGGTACAGCGAGGCCTGCTCCTCGACTCTGGCGACGACTTACAGCTCGGGATCAAACGGGGAGAAGCAGGTAGTCACGACCGACATTCATCATCACTGCACTGGCAGCCACACCGGGACCTCGGCATCCGCCCCCCTGGCCGCCGGCATTTGCGCCTTGGCCTTAGAGGCGAACATACGACTGACCTGGAGAGACATGCAGCATATCGTCGTCAGGACGGCGAAACCGGCGAACCTTAAGGCGCCTGACTGGGTCACTAATGGCGTCGGAAGGAACGGTAAgccaaaattcgatttttacaGATACTCGGGATAAATCGGGAAGCTTTATATATTCTAACGTCGATCCGTTGCCGTTGTTGTTACAGTCAGTCACAGTTTTGGCTATGGGCTCATGGATGCCGGGGCGATGGTCAAGCTCGCGAGAAGGTGGAGAACCGTGCCTGAGCAACATAAGTGCGAAGTTCCTGCGCCAAATACTGGCCGGTGAGTACTTGGTTATACATACTCATTTAACAAAGAGGAAATTGGACTGAACTGGACGTTGACGACTTGTGAGATATCGACTGGAGAAAATTCTTGAGAAGTTGAATCCAGTTAGGAACGTTAAAACGTCAAAGATGTTGAAAATGACGCTTTAGTTTTATATCAATTACAAGTAAATGATCGGACGTACACAAAGTATGGTTTTACGCATTGTTTATATAACTTCTTCCTTTTAAACCATAATTGTTTATTGATATTTGCGCGGGTGATATATTGTGCTTGGTtttgtattgatattttaAGTTCCACTTGACCGATGACTCCCGGAACTTATAATTATTGACTAATGAtttgaagaaacgaaaaacaaaaaattaattacacaatGGCTTAATTATtatggaaagtttttttttttttttttatgtaaactATGTTTTTGTGACTTTGTTCGAACTGGCATTCTGCTCGCAActatgtaaaaatttaatatggaTCCTAGAAATTGtgcaaaaatgattgaaaaataataagaaaattttaatacccTGGTCGATGGAATTCTATTCCTGTTCGATTAATCTATGAAATGATGTTGAGCAACCGGTTGGGGTGTAATAAAATTGGCCTCACTTAGTGTTCGGTTGAGAATCCCGAGATCGACACGTGATTTGAAAAGAATAGCATCCTTCAATATCATAATATGCGAACATGACATATTCCTGGTCTATTCTTCGATCAGACAACCCGATGAATGACGAGCGCCACTCATATATCAGCTACTTAGAACCATCCAACCAATAATCGACAGCGGCGCCGAAGGAAAATCGAACGTTCGTCGTTTTTCTTACCGTATGTCTACATAGATTTATGAAGGatggaaaatttctttcgtcCCATTATAACATCTTGGAAGAGATCTGGCTAGGCGTCGTTGTATGATTAAAATCTAGTGTCGCGATTCCTTGGAGTTATATAAACgaaatatttgagaatttttatttttccaaattattttatgcacaatattataataacgaatCCAATCACTTGCAAGGTGATCGATGTAAAAAGATCGCGGTCCTCGGGTAATCCTGGTGGAAACTGGGACGatgctttatttatttctacttCATTCTTCGAGCTTgatatcaatcaatcaatatcAATCCGATAAGCAATTTGTCATTGTTTAATCTCAGGATcggattctttttcttttttccaccgCTATTTTGCCCCGAATAGAGAAGCGCGAAAATGAATCTTCCCTGAAGCGTGGATAAAATCGTGTCGATACTGCGGGATACAACTTTTGCAACCTCATCAAGTCACTCCCAATAAATAAACGAGAAAGAACTTTCTGGGTTTTGGTTATGTATATAGGATTAAACGTATCTTCACGCGATCCGAGTGTAAAGTATTCcacgaaaaatgaattttaacattatacagagaagatttttcattattccacGTATTCCTTCTCGAAAAAGGAatgatttacatattttttgttgCGGCGATTACTGAATATGTGCAAAACAGATAACTATTTCTCGCAAATCTTCAGCATCCACTCATATTACTTATCTCCTTCAGGCTTTGTCGCGTCTTATATAAAAAGTGTCCTCAAGTTTTTTCCAACCTTTCGAAGAAACTGTATTTACTGTCGAGACACTTGCGGAGACAGCCCACGCGGATTGTATATACTTTGCAAACATCAAAAGACACGTCTCGCCTCACGCAACCCGAGCAATTCGCACAAGTAAATTCGCATTAGGCTTTGTTCAGCCTATTTCGCTCGTTGTGCTATTTCCATGATTTGGTTGGTTTTCCTCCTTCTTTCCTAAGTGGCATAAAAAAGTAGACAGATATTGTTGTTAACACCGATATTTTCACCTTAAAAACTCTGATAGATATACATAGAAAAACAGTTACCTAAAGTTTTGATCGATTTTGCTCCATATCAAAAATGTGTCTTAAGCTGACCtacaaaaattcttcaaaaatcaatggtaaaagaaaagaattaagGACAGCCGCGAAAATCTTGAAGGGATGCAAAGTCCTTGACTATGAAGAATATCTTTCTGTTCtttgagaaagaagaaaggaaaaggaaaaacaggTTACAAAGAGGAAGAGTAGAGGTTTTTGAAAGCAATATCGCCGTTGTATAATGCTAAACCAGCAATTTATATTTCCAAATGTAGAGcataaactgtttttttttttttttgtctttaacAGAACGATACCACCAAAGAGCCAAATCACGCTGATGCTGCACGTCAAGGAATGCAGCGGCGTTAACTTCCTCGAGCATGTTCAGGTAAGCCTGTTCCAGGTTTCCTCTTCTCCCTTCACATTTTCGCTAAAACAACAAACATATtttgtcgatgaaaaaatttcatgacttACGAATGACTTACGACAGGCTAAAGTATCGCTCACGGCTGGCAGAAGAGGCGATCTTCAGATTCAACTCACGTCACCGGCCGGTACCAAGAGCACGCTCTTGGCGAAGAGGCTGCACGACGCTTCCAAGGCAGGTTTCAACCAGTGGCCTTTCATGTCCGTCCACACCTGGGGAGAACGTCCTCACGGCTCGTGGAAGCTGGAGATCCACAACGAGGGTCGTTACCTAGGTGAGTAAGCGCGTTCGTCGATAATAACCTCGGCGAAATGCGAGCGAGGAGCGTGAAATCCTCGGTGCTTTCGGAACACTGTGCATAAAATTGATCGGTTATGAAATTGCATTTCCGCTCCATTCGCGTCGGCGTAATAATCCCTTTACATAAAATTGTTATGTTACTATACGCATTGACGTTGCAGATGTTAATGTGGCAATTGAACTCGTTTCATTCGCTAAGAAGCTTATCGTCGAAGCATTCATTCGCAGAAAATCTCGACTCGCTCGGATCCATAATTCGCGCGGTCTGGTGACCGAAACGCGTTTTGTCACGCGCTGCAGAAGTTACCATGTTTACACATGAAATAGTTGAATCTCTCAAGCTCTCACACTGTGTCCGAGTCACATTGTTTTCGTCGCAGTTAACAAACTCCTTAATACCTCGTAATCGTAATGTTACACACCAGTTGTGAGGAACTCAAGCCGCTTAATACTCAGAGAAACTTTTGCTTTTCtcacgcttaccggttatcaAACAACTAGCGATGAAATCTAActgtatttcaaatattttaggtgtgaaaaattttgaaaaaaactataCATCACTTTTCAGATCAGATGATTTCTTATCACGATTATAGCCCGACAATTTATGCGGGTATAAATCTAAAGTGCGAGATGACTTTTCCGGCAACGCTTAATCTTATTGATTGTAGTCAGGTATCAATTCAGGATTATCAGAACCAAAAGTTTGCTGTATCCAACGTGAAAGTGCGTTGATACGACAGCCGAGCATGcgtctaaaaaaatattctctccAAGATTAATGCTTGTGTAATCTGTCTCACATAACTGTTTGCATTGTCTACTGACCTGGCCTGTAAAAGCTTAAATTAACAGTTGGGCGAAcagaaatacatatatgtactgACAATGATTTGAGGCACTGGTTGTTGGGGTCTGtgaatctgaaaatttttcgcttcAATCGAATACTTCGTCTGTTCATATACGAAGCTAAACGCAAGTTTTGTTGTTCGGAAGTGATGGGATGAGATTCTCAGAAATCATGAGAATCGATATTATAGGCTAATGGAAAATCAGAAGCTTCACGTCACAATGAAAACTCTGTTCTTTTGTACCGTAAAGGAATTACGAAAAAACGTAGTCCCACACCAGAAAAGCATGTCCTCGCGTTGGGTAATCCTTGCGTGTTTGAAATGCGAGAGAATACAAATagcttcagttttttttccgcTCAATTCATCAACGCTGGAATTTCCACTGAACCGAAGTCTGTCGGGGGTAATTTTACAGATAATGGAATTTCAAGGTACAGATTCATCAGTTTCCCTTTCAGATACCGGGAGAAAGAAACATTTTAGTAGTGgttattttttgaaagattATACGTCTCAGATGCGATAATTTAGATCTACTTTAGATCCACAATCAGTGTCATCCACTCCATTTGACGTGTATTTTTTAATAGTATACAGTCAATACGTATAACAAACGAAGTGAATACAGCAGAACACCATGCTTTTCTATTCCACGTGTTCGAAATTCATATCAATGATCAAGCTTCAATACTCGTATTTTTATAACAAGGTAATTTCAAACTAAAGTCAAGATGTGATCTGCGTGAGTCGCGCTGACGCCTTTGAGCTCTCTGAAAAGACGAGAATGGGATGAAAGAAGGCGAAGAATCCATTAGCAAGCGTGGCTTCGCATGGCAGTGCCGGGTTTAAATTATCATTGTTGTTAGGAAACGGAAACGTAAATTAACACCTCAAACCGGTATAAGGTAATCTCTGAATATAAAAGATACAAAGAGTTTCTCGTTTCACATTTCCTCGTCAATTTACACCCGTAAAATAGacccaaaaatgaaaatgatggaaattgattggccaaaaatcgataccgttaattaattctgtcacGAGATGTTCGTAACATTGAGTTGTTATCAACTTGGTATATTTCTAAGCTACGAAGATCTctttaaaagtataaaattagaTTATTCTGATATAACGAACAaagatgaattttaaatcgttCGAAAATTGTTAGGATTACAGTAGACTGGTTCGCGTTCACTCTTCAACGGTTCCTTTTTCATCCAAATTCGCtaaaatactttttctttttaatacgTTCGCATCGCGATATTCACCAATCGAATCGCGATACCGAATGGAATGgtgagtttaaaaataaaaaacaatctcTATGAGTTCACATAAAATCGTATTCCAAATAAAATGAGCCATTGTGTAAAgtgaaatcgaataaatttattatattcctttcaaagaattaaaacaatttaaaGCGAAGCATTATGTAAAAATCCAACAAGCTTTAGTTCATAATACcggtattttctatttttccatTTACCGTGACTTACCGACGTAGGTAGTAACTTGACGAATCATACTCAATGCACGACCGTCTCGTGATAAGATAAACAACAAGCATTGATTTTTGGCCGACCAACCTCCTAAGTTGCCTTTCGGCTGACGGCGACCCGCAGGTCGCGCGACGCTCCACGAGTGGGCCCTGATCTTCTACGGGACGTCGACGCTCCCCGACCGGACGGAGTACGCTCTCTACAACCCCGCGACGGCGGGCAACATCCCCCGGAAGCCGTACGGCGGCCTTCGGACGACGGGATACTCGAGGAACCCGAACGTCCTGGCGCCGACGAGCTTCAAGGGGAAGCAAAAGGCCGGAGACAAATCGTCGCACGTCAGTCCACCCTACGTAGTAAACGTCCCGCAGCAGCCGACGAGGAAGAACAAGTCCAGGGGCCAGCACAAAAACGGGAAATCCGCAAACCGCGGGACCCCGAGGCCCACCATTCAGACCCTTCGCGGAGTCACGGCGCGCGGTCCAAGCCTCGGAGAAGCTCGGCTCTACACGCCAAGACCGAGGGGCCGGACCTCGCCGGTCCCAACGAACCCAGCGGCGGCTCTAACGAGctcgacgacgacaacgacgacgaaaacgacgacgacgacgaggccGCAAACCGTTCGACAGAAGGGCAGCTCGGGCTCGCCGTCAACCGTCGCCTCTCAGCAGCGGGGCCTTATTCTTATGGAGCCGTTAGCTAAAACCGCGGGAAACAAAATCCCCGCGATATTTCAACAGTACCCCAAGATACAACAGCTCTATCCTCTTTACCCCGTTTACGCCGGGGCCAGAGGAGCTGGTCAGCACACACCCAGAGCCAAAGGACTCGACTTACTCCAGGACGAACAGTTCGACTCGAGGAACCTGCATCTGGACAAGGGTACCAGAACACTCATCAAATTCCCTGTATATTCGTTCAATCGCCATTTCCGTATTTTGTAACAAAGCGGACGTGGAATTGATCCCCGCCTTTCTGTTTGACGGGTAATCGTACACGTGAGTTGACCCCTTGAAATGTGACGGATTTTATAACtgggaaatttatttcaatttctactgaaatttaaattcaatagttataatttttatctagtaatatcgttcgatttttcattttatagatCAACAAGAATAAatagtcaatattttttcgtacTAATGCTTTGCAAAAACATAGTCTCAACTATAGAAAGATATTAATACGTACCAGAAAGGTACTTTACGCATCAAATTATAGTGCTTGATGAAATGTGGATAAATCCTTCGTACCAATTGTAACTAGATGTTGTCGAATCTGTCTTAAATCGTGCGGAATATATTTGTCAAACTTACCgtttatcgaaattttacgCAGGTTTAAAATTTACTTCGAAACATGTCAATTCGACgagaataattacaaaaaacaacaataatggAAACTGTAAAGTGAACGTACCGCACATTTTTCACGGGTCAACTGGCCTTCCGGTTTCTCGTTTATCGTAATATCGCTTGGAATGGTCGATTGGAGGAGTGACGGGACATTTGATTCTCCTATATTATATGTACCGTTTAGTAATTCGTAGGAATGCACTGTAGCGCCGTAGCGAGGCGCCAAGCACCGTAATTCGACAGTCTTCCATTTGCTGCTTGAAATCACAATTTCGTTTCTCTCGATATGTTTAGTTGTGTGAATGTTTGtcgttgactttttttttttttgttctttttactCCCTCACCTAGTAACCCTTGAGTTTATGTGTACGTATTTGTGTCTAATCCCGCTCGATTTACGCTAACtgtaacattatttattacacgcTATACCGCTTCTTAGCCGTTATTAAATCCACGCCAATGTTATTATTCCAACTATGTGAATCACCTATACATTTATGTATCGTTGTAATACCAATTTGCTTGATCCCCCTTCGCAATCACACACTGttaatggaatgaaattttatccaaGCCAATTAAACTCGATCGGTTCACTAAGATGTGTAACTTAGTTTAATCGCTGATTTTTTTGCTACCCAAAGCCAAATTAAACACTCACTTTTTGCTCGACGTGAATCTCCGAAATTCTGTATAGACAGAATTTCCTGTGTATATTTACCCTCGTCGCAATGATCTCATCAAAAGAGTCGTAAAATAAACGAAGAAATCGGACGCAATCTCGTTTAAACAGCGGTTGACGTAATTCCGTTGTAACCTAGATTTTCACGTCTCGTTACAAAATCAATGtaacggtattttttttttttttttttgttatctttTAATCGTTGGTAGATGACTTCAATAAATACCTACTTTATCGTGATTCCGGATATTGGAAATTTGTCCTGCCGAGAGCCCTGACGGTGAGCGTGTATTTTTAAACTGggacaaaattttctccaccATTTCTATAGAACCATATACGacgtatatacacgtataaccacggtttattaattttccagACACCCCACGCGCCGCCAACGCGCCTTTCTTAACACTCCACACGTCGAAAAAACagcaaatttataatattataccccATACGTTTACATTTATGTAAGAAATACCGTGcgcttaattaattttaaaccgTACATCACGTAAACACTTTGTTATAACAGCCGAGTAATTCGAGGTTTGAGTTATTATACTTCTCCCGTTTGTTTATAttctcttctccttttttttttttctttttttctgtatatctgatacttaattttattctaattttgaGCGTTTTAGCATGTATCCAAGCAGCGCAATCACAATCGGTATTATTTTGTGCCAGATTTTTTATACCGATCGAGCATTCCAACAATTCTCACGCAGGCTTGCGTTCAGGTAAAGAAATATTGGAATGATCGATAACgggacatttttattttatactagaAAATACTGTAGATGAATGctacctatatatacctaccatattttttttccataagcAATCTCTTATATGCCATGATAACTGTAGTATAGTAATTATAACAGTAACACGGTACGCAACAGGACTTGGCATATCTCGTAATAGTAACAAAACTCTACAAATAGTTGAACAAAATTCAAGCAATTTAAAGTACCATTAACGATATATCAAAGAGTTCATTGATGCATAAGAgcttgaatgagaaaaataataaattgaggagaaggaaaaaagtactattttgttgtaatattttcagcGTGTGTATTAATCAATGGAAATCCTTGTACACGTTGGTCAcatgaatattaatttcacgGATATTACACATGCGTCGATGAATCTCTCCGTCATACGTGATATATCCGTTACGCGGTAATGAATATTTCCTCGTCATTATCAACATCGGTTGCATATCTGAATCGTGGATATAATTCAAAGAATATAGAACCGTCCTGTTGCGATCTACTACCTGTTTGGGAGGACTTATGAAACGTCATGAAGAAATGTTTTGctcaattgtaaaaaaatttgctcatTAGGTGTACTGATTAATTTCTTGCTTTTTTCGCCGATCGTGAAAACGATTTTAGATTAGAATATCTACCTATCCTTTTGCGATTTTAAAGTGTTGGCGgttacttttttaaaacgcAGTATGAACTAGCGGAGTGggtaacataacctca from Diprion similis isolate iyDipSimi1 chromosome 12, iyDipSimi1.1, whole genome shotgun sequence encodes the following:
- the LOC124412876 gene encoding furin-like protease 1 isoform X4; translated protein: MIAETQVQRKTASVCAKSTWWFAFVLVVVIVVVCAPPTVDAYTNQWAAHIEGGPEVAKQVAADHGFRYLDKILGDWYHMEHRSVSKRSTEPHKKVHTRLLRDNRVLRAEQQQSKSRTKRDYVERHSSPTTRMVFNDEKWPAMWYLNRGNGLDMNVQEAWAEDITGSGIVVTILDDGLEKDHPDLLKNYDPEASYDVNGQDDDPMPRYDPMDSNRHGTRCAGEVAAVANNSNCAVGVAYDASVGGVRMLDGDVTDAVEARSLAFNSQHIHIYSASWGPDDDGKTVDGPGELATRAFIEGITKGREGRGSIFVWASGNGGRDHDNCNCDGYTNSIWTLSISSATENGLVPWYSEACSSTLATTYSSGSNGEKQVVTTDIHHHCTGSHTGTSASAPLAAGICALALEANIRLTWRDMQHIVVRTAKPANLKAPDWVTNGVGRNVSHSFGYGLMDAGAMVKLARRWRTVPEQHKCEVPAPNTGRTIPPKSQITLMLHVKECSGVNFLEHVQAKVSLTAGRRGDLQIQLTSPAGTKSTLLAKRLHDASKAGFNQWPFMSVHTWGERPHGSWKLEIHNEGRYLATLGEWKLVLYGTNTSVEGDELAIGGSKSNVDVDQIQSNVVDTEGDPLGGSQRVDQASHTEVEQTTTEDQTSGACKTTAGNQCLVSLLHS